A window of the Dyadobacter pollutisoli genome harbors these coding sequences:
- a CDS encoding TonB-dependent receptor: MNKHLYFSWLKRVLRPIVGFVFLSIISYHAASAQSAVRGKVVDGKGEALLGVSVKVKGSAQGTVTDGSGSYELSGLTPATALVFSFIGFVGKEVSVGSQTVIDVTLTESASNLDEVIVTGVFDKRSRMESSVAISVLSSKLIQMQAPLSAADLLRNVPGVYVNSSTGEIRNTVSSRGVNVGGNDVSNGYYYVSMQEDGLPVTNATYGNYGPDYFLRPDLTLGKLEAVRGGTASILGNNAPGGIFNYVSKTGGPSFEAQARAKFGLEGNGRNPYYRADVNIGGPLSRDKTLTYNAGGFWRQNNGARYPGYPMNNGGQIKANVVKHLKTGSLKLYAKYLNDHNAWFEQLPTVDFNNPHLAPGIKQTNSVLIPPVSADYTINQTGEKGSYDSRDKIHSKDLSVGFNIDHSFGKGWTVDNKIRYSYKTSFWNTTSIPYPFAIDNVTFYGVNNLAGKLGTYSFRDLATGTELANVTQGINFVNGAPAGLKFTVNNSSLPGGEVQKNSLLFNPLIVFDNRVKETIDQLTLTKRLSHMSFTGGLYFAHATVKRLNPSGIGSMYGLMLSPRPQPTAIVYTDMQGKTYQVTNPDGITGGSGRSVATNIFDLKQNQFAGFFGHNWEITPQLNLDWGIRFERINVSGSNQIAGATTSTDGGTDKNPLTLYDNMGGAVNATLPYDKTVKTISYSAGLNYKLSDHLAVYARYSRGRKAPDLGIYLNVNASNNADYLNPIAQGTQQYEAGFKAKKDRFSLFVTPFYSVLGNVPQQALGQESADVTSVYATAVLYNKFETKGIEIEGTYGLTKELSVRAVATFQKSTAVDFNTWVLNGNGKADDQIKSYSGNETDFAPRTILRISPTYTSDKLYGSIDWSYLGKRAGNVANVFYLPGFDQTNLNLGYNVSRKLQIQANINNVFNQNGIMGWSAPGGFPASLNTQGFTKAQLEGNPNAVFFTLSLPPRSYFLTATYTF, encoded by the coding sequence ATGAATAAGCATCTCTACTTTTCCTGGCTCAAAAGGGTTTTGAGGCCAATTGTTGGATTTGTTTTCCTGTCCATTATCAGTTACCATGCGGCGTCGGCGCAATCCGCGGTTCGTGGAAAAGTGGTGGATGGGAAAGGTGAAGCGCTGCTGGGTGTCAGTGTGAAAGTGAAGGGTTCCGCCCAGGGAACCGTTACCGATGGATCCGGAAGCTACGAACTGTCGGGACTTACCCCGGCTACGGCACTGGTGTTCAGTTTTATCGGGTTTGTAGGTAAAGAGGTATCGGTTGGTTCTCAGACGGTTATTGATGTGACGCTTACAGAAAGTGCGTCGAACCTCGACGAAGTAATTGTTACCGGGGTTTTCGACAAGCGAAGCCGGATGGAGTCTTCTGTGGCCATATCCGTCCTTTCGTCCAAACTTATTCAGATGCAGGCCCCCTTGAGTGCGGCCGATTTGCTGAGGAATGTGCCGGGTGTGTATGTCAACTCCTCGACAGGTGAAATTCGTAATACTGTGAGTTCCAGGGGCGTAAATGTCGGTGGGAACGATGTGTCAAACGGATATTACTATGTTTCGATGCAGGAAGACGGGCTGCCCGTCACCAATGCAACCTATGGGAATTATGGTCCGGATTATTTTCTGCGTCCCGATCTCACATTGGGTAAACTGGAAGCCGTTCGCGGTGGAACTGCATCGATCCTGGGCAACAATGCGCCGGGAGGGATTTTCAATTACGTTTCCAAAACAGGCGGCCCGTCATTCGAGGCGCAGGCCCGGGCGAAGTTTGGGCTGGAAGGCAATGGGCGTAACCCTTATTACCGGGCGGATGTCAACATTGGCGGCCCGCTGAGCAGGGATAAAACGCTCACTTACAATGCGGGAGGTTTCTGGCGGCAAAACAATGGTGCCCGCTATCCGGGCTATCCGATGAACAATGGAGGGCAGATCAAAGCGAATGTGGTGAAACATCTCAAAACCGGCTCCCTGAAATTGTATGCTAAGTATTTGAATGATCACAATGCCTGGTTTGAACAACTGCCGACGGTCGATTTTAACAATCCGCACCTGGCGCCGGGGATCAAACAAACCAATTCGGTATTGATCCCGCCCGTTTCGGCAGATTATACCATTAACCAAACCGGTGAAAAGGGTAGCTATGATTCCCGCGATAAAATTCATTCGAAAGACCTGTCGGTCGGCTTCAATATCGACCATAGCTTCGGAAAAGGCTGGACGGTAGACAACAAGATCCGCTATTCCTACAAAACTTCCTTTTGGAACACTACTTCGATCCCTTATCCGTTTGCGATCGATAATGTAACCTTTTACGGCGTGAACAACCTGGCGGGCAAATTAGGCACCTATTCGTTTCGTGACCTGGCAACGGGTACTGAGCTGGCCAACGTTACCCAGGGCATCAATTTCGTGAACGGGGCACCAGCAGGTCTTAAATTTACGGTGAACAACAGCAGCCTGCCCGGTGGCGAGGTCCAGAAGAACTCCCTGTTATTCAATCCATTAATTGTTTTTGATAACCGGGTAAAGGAAACCATCGATCAGTTGACGCTGACGAAACGGCTTAGCCACATGAGCTTCACCGGAGGCCTGTATTTTGCGCACGCGACGGTCAAAAGGCTCAATCCGAGCGGGATCGGAAGTATGTATGGGTTAATGCTGAGCCCGCGCCCGCAGCCGACGGCGATTGTCTACACCGATATGCAGGGGAAAACGTACCAGGTCACCAATCCGGACGGCATTACGGGCGGTTCAGGCAGGAGCGTGGCAACCAATATCTTCGACCTGAAGCAGAATCAGTTCGCAGGCTTCTTCGGGCACAACTGGGAGATCACCCCTCAGCTGAACTTAGACTGGGGAATCCGCTTCGAACGTATAAACGTAAGCGGTAGCAATCAGATCGCAGGGGCGACGACTTCGACAGACGGAGGGACGGATAAAAATCCTCTGACCTTGTATGACAATATGGGCGGGGCCGTCAATGCGACTTTACCCTATGACAAAACGGTCAAAACGATATCTTATTCGGCGGGGTTGAACTACAAGCTCAGTGATCACCTGGCCGTTTATGCCCGGTACTCGCGGGGCCGCAAAGCGCCCGATCTGGGTATCTACCTCAATGTGAATGCTTCCAACAATGCTGATTACCTCAACCCAATTGCACAGGGAACGCAGCAATATGAAGCGGGTTTTAAAGCTAAAAAAGACCGGTTTTCACTTTTCGTAACGCCGTTTTACAGTGTCCTCGGCAATGTACCTCAGCAGGCGCTCGGCCAGGAATCGGCGGACGTAACCTCTGTGTATGCTACGGCCGTTCTTTACAACAAGTTTGAAACCAAGGGAATTGAGATCGAGGGGACTTATGGCCTGACGAAAGAATTGAGCGTACGTGCTGTCGCAACGTTCCAGAAATCGACCGCTGTGGACTTCAATACCTGGGTGCTCAACGGGAACGGAAAGGCTGATGATCAGATCAAAAGTTACTCGGGCAATGAAACCGATTTCGCACCCCGCACGATTTTGCGCATTTCGCCCACCTACACCTCGGATAAGTTGTACGGCTCGATCGACTGGTCGTACCTGGGCAAGCGCGCCGGTAACGTAGCGAATGTGTTTTACCTGCCGGGCTTCGACCAGACCAACTTGAACCTGGGCTACAACGTTTCCCGCAAATTGCAGATTCAGGCTAATATCAATAATGTATTCAATCAAAACGGCATTATGGGATGGTCTGCGCCGGGCGGTTTCCCTGCTTCGCTGAACACCCAGGGCTTTACAAAGGCCCAGCTGGAAGGCAATCCCAACGCTGTATTTTTTACACTCAGCTTACCTCCCCGCTCTTATTTTCTGACAGCCACTTACACGTTCTGA
- a CDS encoding SDR family NAD(P)-dependent oxidoreductase, giving the protein MQLANKTIVVTGAGGGIGRELSIQLAQRGANVAGVDINPETLGETGRIIGTGHGQFKGFQLDITNQEKVNAFPAEVLTHFGNVDGIINNAGIIQPFRPVLELTMEDINRVMAVNFYGTLYLTKAFLPILLQRPEAHIANVSSMGGFLPVPGQTIYGAAKAAVKLLTEGLYAELKDTNVRVTVIFPGAIATNIMQNSGLAMPKAEAGGEAKFKPIPARLAAGQILSGIEKNKFRVVVGQDAWMMDKLSRLNPKYAADLIQRKMRSLLG; this is encoded by the coding sequence ATGCAATTAGCAAACAAAACCATCGTCGTGACCGGAGCAGGCGGAGGTATCGGCCGGGAACTGAGCATCCAATTGGCACAACGCGGGGCAAATGTCGCCGGGGTGGATATTAACCCCGAAACCCTCGGTGAAACGGGCCGGATTATCGGCACGGGGCACGGGCAATTCAAAGGCTTCCAGCTGGACATTACCAATCAGGAAAAGGTAAATGCATTTCCGGCAGAGGTACTCACTCACTTTGGCAATGTCGACGGGATCATCAACAATGCCGGCATTATTCAGCCTTTCCGGCCCGTTCTTGAATTGACGATGGAAGATATTAACCGGGTTATGGCGGTCAATTTTTATGGCACATTATACCTTACCAAAGCCTTTTTGCCCATTCTCCTGCAACGCCCGGAGGCGCACATTGCCAACGTGTCGAGTATGGGCGGCTTTTTGCCGGTTCCCGGACAGACGATCTATGGCGCGGCGAAAGCGGCGGTAAAACTACTCACGGAAGGCCTGTATGCGGAATTGAAGGATACCAACGTCAGGGTAACGGTCATTTTTCCGGGTGCTATTGCGACAAACATCATGCAAAACTCCGGTCTGGCAATGCCCAAGGCTGAGGCAGGCGGAGAAGCGAAGTTCAAACCAATCCCTGCCCGGCTTGCCGCCGGGCAGATCCTTTCCGGCATCGAAAAAAACAAATTTCGTGTGGTGGTAGGACAGGACGCCTGGATGATGGATAAGCTTTCCCGCCTCAATCCCAAATACGCCGCCGATCTGATTCAGCGGAAAATGAGATCCTTGCTGGGGTAA
- a CDS encoding NUDIX hydrolase, whose translation MESVSDKNYIEQVSVECVILGYQNRQLKVLVPKLSFKGDFWGLPGGFVYQEEDTDDAARRILYARTGIRDVYLEQFQVMGKADRNSRAFLDRMIELNADIFNNPLAEGESSRRDYDWFTRRFISIGYYALVDMNQVVSQKTDLDASIEWYPIQELPQMIMDHNQIVKNALKTLRLTLDQKLTAFNLLPETFTMQEIQDLYEAIFDKRFAQNNFPKRILRLNALERLEKKYTGAANKAPYLYRLDRERCNQLLDEDLFLE comes from the coding sequence ATGGAATCAGTAAGTGATAAGAATTACATCGAACAGGTGTCCGTTGAATGTGTCATCCTGGGTTACCAGAACCGGCAGCTCAAAGTGTTGGTGCCCAAACTCTCTTTCAAAGGAGATTTCTGGGGGCTGCCCGGCGGGTTCGTTTATCAGGAAGAAGACACCGACGACGCGGCCAGGCGCATACTCTATGCCCGCACGGGAATCAGGGACGTGTACTTGGAACAATTTCAAGTGATGGGAAAGGCTGATCGGAACAGTCGCGCTTTTTTGGACCGGATGATCGAACTGAATGCAGACATATTTAATAATCCATTAGCCGAGGGAGAATCGAGCCGCCGCGACTATGACTGGTTTACGCGTCGCTTCATATCCATTGGTTATTACGCCCTGGTTGACATGAATCAGGTAGTTTCGCAAAAAACGGATCTTGATGCTTCCATCGAATGGTACCCGATCCAGGAGCTGCCACAGATGATCATGGACCACAACCAGATCGTGAAAAATGCATTAAAAACACTCCGCCTCACGCTCGACCAAAAACTGACTGCATTCAACCTGCTTCCTGAAACATTCACCATGCAGGAAATTCAGGACCTGTATGAGGCCATTTTTGACAAGCGTTTCGCCCAAAACAACTTCCCCAAACGGATTCTGCGCCTCAACGCCCTCGAACGCCTGGAAAAGAAATACACCGGCGCCGCCAACAAAGCACCGTATTTGTACCGGTTGGACAGAGAGCGGTGTAACCAATTATTGGATGAGGACCTGTTTCTCGAATAA
- a CDS encoding HEPN domain-containing protein: MKTSLSHLPQNKQDQLKALTQIVLDKVTAEMIILFGSYARGDWVEDYQEKYEYVSDFDILIVTKDKNSAKQVKKSRELEEELMANEEITRTSIIYHSIGFVNDKIERNYYFFVDILKEGVLLFDSGKFTLSEPKNLNAAQRVEKSTEEFEHWFKSAKHFLEAFEIFLSKGETDLDYHKIAAFQLHQATERFYAGILLVFTDYKPRIHDIEILGTQVEKLNTNFATVFPRKTAEEERLFILLKKAYIDARYNRNYMIEKGELEYLGSRVTLLKDLTEQVCRDRIAQFANDQSAE; encoded by the coding sequence ATGAAAACCTCCTTATCTCATCTCCCACAAAACAAGCAAGACCAATTAAAAGCGCTTACCCAAATTGTTCTCGACAAAGTCACGGCCGAAATGATCATTCTCTTTGGCAGCTATGCGCGGGGTGACTGGGTTGAGGATTACCAGGAGAAGTATGAGTATGTAAGTGATTTTGATATTTTGATCGTCACCAAAGACAAAAATTCGGCAAAGCAAGTCAAGAAATCACGTGAACTGGAGGAGGAACTGATGGCCAATGAGGAAATCACGAGGACGAGCATCATCTATCACAGCATTGGTTTTGTAAATGACAAGATCGAGCGGAATTATTACTTCTTTGTGGATATTTTGAAAGAAGGAGTTTTGCTTTTCGATTCCGGGAAATTCACTTTGTCCGAACCTAAAAATCTCAATGCGGCGCAACGGGTGGAAAAATCGACGGAGGAATTTGAACATTGGTTCAAATCTGCAAAGCACTTTTTAGAAGCCTTTGAGATTTTCCTTTCGAAAGGCGAAACTGATCTTGACTATCATAAAATTGCTGCCTTTCAACTTCACCAAGCGACTGAAAGATTTTATGCTGGCATCTTGCTAGTTTTCACTGATTACAAGCCAAGAATTCACGACATTGAGATATTGGGAACTCAGGTCGAGAAACTGAATACCAACTTTGCAACCGTTTTTCCAAGAAAAACAGCCGAAGAAGAGCGACTATTTATCCTTCTCAAAAAAGCGTACATCGATGCGCGTTACAACAGGAACTACATGATTGAAAAAGGGGAATTGGAATACCTTGGCAGTCGGGTTACATTGCTGAAAGATTTGACGGAGCAGGTTTGTAGAGATCGGATTGCACAATTTGCCAATGATCAGTCTGCCGAGTAA
- a CDS encoding BlaI/MecI/CopY family transcriptional regulator, which translates to MEKLTQQEEQAMQAVWKIGEGNVKSFMQALEEPFPPYTTLASTIKNLEKKGYLQSRLIGNSYLYAPAITEEAYKQKFMGNVVKDYFENSYKELVSFFVEKNKISADELKEIIGLIEKKDQ; encoded by the coding sequence ATGGAAAAGTTAACACAACAGGAAGAACAGGCCATGCAGGCCGTTTGGAAAATAGGGGAGGGTAATGTCAAATCTTTCATGCAGGCACTGGAAGAACCGTTTCCGCCCTACACGACATTGGCCTCCACAATTAAAAACCTTGAAAAGAAAGGATATCTGCAAAGCCGATTGATCGGGAACTCCTATTTGTATGCTCCGGCTATAACGGAAGAGGCTTATAAGCAGAAGTTTATGGGGAATGTGGTGAAAGATTATTTTGAGAATTCTTACAAGGAACTGGTCAGTTTTTTTGTGGAAAAAAATAAGATTTCCGCGGATGAACTGAAAGAAATAATAGGATTGATTGAAAAAAAGGATCAGTAG
- a CDS encoding M56 family metallopeptidase — MSPFTEYVVKLSLGLTVTSLFYQFVLARYTFYNWNRWYLLGYSALSFIIPFIDVDQVLERTEIANSTMVQAVPSITAIGYPAATDVVAVIPQSDFNLLELLPFVLLAGSLVLLARLGIHFASYLQMLRSSELVSDEDIRIYHSKKDIVPFSFGSAIFINPALHSEEDLKEIVLHEFIHVKQKHTFDILYSELLCILNWYNPFAWLIRYAIRQNLEYIADRAVLENGMDIKQYQYLLLKVVGVPEFRIANQFNFSSLKQRIIMMNKMKTARIHLIRFLFVLPLMCVLILACRNNIEALVDGKQVENENVFYVAGILMDGETGEPAKNMPLKLDIGEKFKATIYSDADGFYHYEIDLSNYKDSVLYYGINGSGEYNRFGGGASFEGHMVNRSRFYIYFLTPKGRNENNQFPYFADGDNFFANGKETDIESIKAYLIQKAAEFKVENDLILAFKRAYPKPSEVIVKFGNGYFNQERKLVGYESQTELFLDGKKVSHDEINKAFEEQPVAELFPIRIDSDQYNSKNSRMYYYTFPTHKDAPPAYLSKNNFEVVDANQFDTTAFEKDAYFLDGFRQTYGIGSNLKPLKSEIKRVFLFKGKLARYYDQKLDKIWWIETRPEPEIYQRPALASH, encoded by the coding sequence ATGTCCCCATTCACCGAGTATGTCGTCAAATTATCGCTGGGACTGACGGTTACCAGCCTCTTTTACCAATTTGTTTTGGCCCGTTATACTTTTTACAACTGGAACCGCTGGTACTTGCTTGGTTATAGCGCACTTTCTTTTATCATTCCTTTCATTGATGTTGACCAGGTGCTTGAACGAACGGAAATCGCGAACAGCACTATGGTACAGGCGGTTCCGTCGATAACTGCGATTGGTTATCCGGCTGCTACCGATGTCGTCGCTGTCATACCACAGTCGGATTTCAACTTGCTGGAATTGTTACCGTTTGTACTTCTGGCCGGGTCACTGGTGCTGTTGGCGAGATTGGGGATACACTTTGCTTCTTACCTTCAAATGCTGAGGAGCTCAGAGCTTGTATCTGATGAGGACATCAGGATATATCATAGTAAGAAAGATATTGTACCATTTTCTTTCGGCAGCGCCATTTTTATAAATCCGGCATTGCATAGTGAGGAGGATTTGAAGGAAATCGTGCTGCACGAATTTATCCATGTGAAGCAAAAACACACTTTTGATATTTTGTATAGTGAGCTTTTGTGCATTCTCAATTGGTACAATCCATTTGCCTGGCTGATCCGCTACGCCATCCGCCAAAACCTTGAATACATTGCCGATAGGGCTGTATTAGAAAATGGTATGGACATCAAGCAGTATCAGTATTTGCTCCTCAAAGTGGTTGGTGTACCCGAGTTTCGCATCGCCAACCAGTTTAATTTTTCATCACTTAAACAACGGATTATTATGATGAATAAAATGAAGACTGCCAGGATACATCTGATCCGGTTCCTGTTTGTGCTGCCATTAATGTGTGTTTTAATACTGGCTTGCAGAAATAATATCGAAGCGTTGGTTGATGGAAAACAGGTAGAAAATGAAAATGTCTTTTACGTCGCTGGGATATTAATGGATGGTGAAACGGGAGAGCCCGCGAAAAATATGCCATTGAAGTTGGACATAGGTGAGAAGTTCAAAGCAACAATTTACAGTGATGCTGACGGGTTTTATCATTATGAGATTGACCTGAGTAACTACAAAGATTCAGTGCTGTATTATGGCATTAATGGATCGGGGGAATATAATCGGTTCGGCGGGGGCGCAAGTTTTGAAGGGCATATGGTTAATAGAAGCCGTTTTTATATCTATTTTCTTACTCCAAAAGGTCGAAATGAAAATAATCAGTTTCCATATTTCGCTGACGGGGACAATTTCTTCGCGAATGGTAAGGAAACTGACATAGAGAGCATTAAAGCTTATCTGATACAGAAAGCCGCGGAATTTAAAGTTGAGAATGATCTAATACTTGCGTTTAAACGGGCATATCCAAAACCTAGTGAGGTTATTGTCAAGTTTGGGAACGGATATTTTAACCAGGAAAGAAAATTGGTTGGCTACGAATCGCAAACCGAGCTTTTCCTGGATGGTAAGAAGGTCTCACACGATGAGATTAATAAAGCCTTTGAGGAGCAGCCAGTCGCGGAATTATTTCCAATTAGAATTGATAGCGACCAGTATAATTCCAAGAACAGTAGAATGTACTACTATACTTTTCCAACTCACAAAGATGCTCCTCCGGCTTACTTGTCTAAAAATAATTTTGAAGTAGTGGATGCAAATCAATTTGATACAACAGCTTTCGAAAAGGACGCCTATTTTCTTGATGGCTTTCGGCAGACGTATGGGATAGGGAGTAATCTCAAACCATTGAAATCAGAAATAAAACGGGTGTTTCTCTTTAAAGGAAAGCTTGCGAGATACTACGACCAGAAACTGGACAAGATTTGGTGGATTGAAACCAGGCCGGAACCTGAAATTTATCAGCGACCAGCCCTGGCATCACATTGA
- a CDS encoding TolB family protein: MKKSTYLTWVCVVACALHLPTVSEGQKVPNQDKNYALVPKLPPPPKPEPFKVSTIPLPESVIDAVLVNYLPDAKHLVMEVTMAGAKKSNLAIMKDDGTGFKCLTCDLPENIGGEMPVPLPDGKRIYTPTGILECSPSVLDCKQAKILPLVYPTVPGGKTLARIASNMSQDGLHVAYTLLVARPMPSALVLVSELTRVSDAKGDHYELAKTKVISGDKVTLEGAADFRPFFFGGGEVKSFAGMGQYLTTISAFEAGNFDIAKIDLTNGDVSRFTRHFSYDEGVYPSPDGKWVIFQSHRHTTRMDAFSLIPRPLIVNNALAPGIAEWRNEEISGFRDARRYYGLTMTDQYGDRARLPEEGYTGQNLTTASDNLTEYNHFGNLTWHPSSTRGIFWEQKDPKKVKTGEQMGRLRMITFTSRKPTTPLKIVTPTMDWATNLADIKPLDNSKRTEGKLVGLVSGYANITNQKPASEGAASAGPSTFKIEYVDFSDDGAYVLNGSETIVPASFYDAIWNADIQVTGKQKGYLKVDDVKFYVNKRGSGTIKAQLGNRKIEVDLTKGLPTGVPNELR, encoded by the coding sequence ATGAAAAAATCAACTTACTTGACGTGGGTATGCGTTGTGGCCTGTGCGCTGCATTTACCCACGGTCAGCGAAGGGCAAAAAGTGCCCAATCAGGACAAGAATTATGCATTGGTACCAAAGCTTCCGCCACCTCCGAAGCCGGAACCGTTCAAAGTATCGACTATTCCGCTGCCCGAAAGTGTCATAGACGCGGTTTTGGTGAACTATCTGCCCGATGCCAAACACCTGGTGATGGAAGTCACAATGGCAGGTGCAAAGAAATCCAATCTGGCCATTATGAAAGACGATGGCACCGGTTTCAAGTGCCTTACCTGCGATTTGCCGGAGAATATTGGCGGCGAAATGCCGGTGCCGCTTCCGGACGGAAAGCGCATTTACACGCCAACGGGCATTCTGGAATGCAGCCCGTCGGTGCTGGACTGCAAACAGGCCAAAATTCTGCCCCTGGTATATCCGACCGTCCCGGGAGGAAAAACGTTGGCCCGGATCGCCAGCAACATGTCTCAGGATGGGCTCCACGTAGCTTACACGCTGCTGGTGGCCAGGCCTATGCCAAGTGCACTGGTGCTGGTGAGCGAGTTGACGCGCGTCTCGGACGCCAAAGGCGACCACTATGAACTGGCGAAAACAAAAGTGATTTCAGGCGATAAGGTGACCCTGGAAGGCGCGGCGGATTTCAGACCATTCTTTTTTGGAGGCGGCGAGGTGAAGAGCTTTGCCGGAATGGGACAGTATCTGACCACGATCAGTGCATTCGAAGCAGGCAATTTCGATATCGCCAAAATCGACCTGACCAATGGAGACGTAAGCAGGTTCACAAGGCATTTCAGCTATGATGAGGGCGTGTATCCTTCGCCCGATGGCAAATGGGTAATCTTTCAGTCGCACCGGCATACGACGCGGATGGATGCATTCAGCCTTATCCCCCGCCCATTGATCGTAAACAATGCTTTGGCGCCCGGGATTGCGGAATGGAGAAACGAAGAGATCAGTGGGTTCCGGGATGCGAGGCGGTATTATGGCCTTACCATGACCGACCAGTATGGCGACCGTGCCCGCCTACCGGAAGAAGGATATACCGGACAAAATCTGACAACAGCATCGGATAACCTCACCGAATACAACCACTTTGGCAACCTGACCTGGCACCCCAGCAGTACCCGGGGCATTTTCTGGGAGCAAAAAGATCCCAAAAAGGTCAAAACAGGGGAACAAATGGGCCGCCTGCGAATGATCACATTTACATCGAGAAAGCCGACTACCCCGCTCAAAATTGTAACCCCAACCATGGACTGGGCAACCAATCTGGCCGACATTAAGCCATTGGATAACTCAAAGCGCACAGAAGGAAAGTTGGTCGGACTGGTTTCTGGTTATGCCAACATTACCAATCAAAAACCTGCATCAGAGGGTGCGGCATCGGCTGGACCTTCAACTTTCAAAATCGAGTATGTTGATTTTTCCGATGACGGCGCTTATGTATTGAATGGATCGGAAACGATTGTTCCGGCCTCGTTTTATGACGCAATCTGGAACGCCGACATTCAGGTGACGGGCAAACAAAAAGGATATCTTAAAGTCGATGATGTTAAGTTTTATGTCAATAAACGCGGCTCAGGCACCATTAAGGCACAACTCGGAAACCGGAAAATTGAAGTAGATCTCACAAAAGGTCTTCCGACAGGTGTACCGAATGAGCTTCGGTAA
- a CDS encoding alpha/beta hydrolase-fold protein, whose product MKLIVIIFLLFAPFVTATAQQFKVTYTSSAFKGPFSGNVILYLSPKNEQPKNHSGWPVYRMPVDHIEPNEPIIFSDSSLSYPTLLSRLQRGEYYMQVVWDLNRDGRVIGRSTGNVFSAVQKIRLNDPDEIFTVVCDQLVPEPVFTESKFVKHLNAPSALLSKFHKKPVALKGAVILPSQYYEEPDRRFPVYFMVGGFGGDHYHYSSTVSSDTMPSVPLDTMAVIKVFLDGDCSLGHSTYANSDNNGPVGDAFATEMIPWLDQKFRTNGGRVIRGHSSGGWTVVYLLTHYPQLFAGGNASAPDAVDFHRFTKTNLYTDTSRIEFVDALTIGKKPDIEVIYDRPNIAHSIEDIIYRGEQNVSFDAVFGPKGKNGLPRPLYNSATGKLDKEVFEHWKRYDLTQYVIRNWPRLEKDLAGKLRVSVGNEDNAFLNISAMLMEAEMKKIGADIRFDYYPGNHFTVVTREYRKDEDMWLKKCYLEWLARRK is encoded by the coding sequence ATGAAATTAATTGTCATTATTTTTCTATTATTTGCTCCGTTTGTAACGGCTACTGCGCAGCAATTTAAAGTCACATACACCTCCTCAGCATTTAAAGGGCCTTTTTCGGGTAATGTCATTCTGTATTTGTCCCCAAAAAATGAGCAACCGAAGAACCACTCGGGCTGGCCGGTTTACCGTATGCCGGTGGATCACATTGAGCCAAATGAGCCGATCATATTTTCTGATTCTTCGCTCTCCTACCCAACCCTGCTATCCAGGCTGCAACGCGGGGAATATTATATGCAGGTAGTTTGGGACCTCAATCGCGACGGACGGGTAATTGGAAGAAGCACGGGGAATGTATTCAGCGCAGTACAAAAAATCCGGCTGAATGATCCCGACGAAATTTTTACAGTGGTATGCGACCAGCTGGTCCCCGAGCCCGTTTTCACTGAAAGCAAATTTGTGAAGCATCTCAATGCGCCGTCAGCGCTGCTCAGCAAGTTTCATAAAAAGCCAGTTGCACTGAAGGGAGCAGTCATACTTCCCAGTCAGTATTATGAGGAACCGGACAGGCGATTTCCGGTTTATTTCATGGTAGGGGGATTTGGAGGCGATCATTATCATTATTCAAGCACGGTCAGCAGCGATACAATGCCGTCTGTCCCGTTGGACACGATGGCTGTTATCAAGGTCTTTCTGGATGGCGATTGTTCATTGGGGCATAGCACTTATGCGAACAGCGACAACAACGGGCCGGTTGGCGACGCCTTCGCTACCGAAATGATCCCCTGGTTAGACCAGAAATTCCGGACCAATGGCGGCCGGGTTATCCGCGGTCATAGCAGCGGCGGATGGACTGTGGTTTATCTGCTGACACATTATCCCCAGCTGTTTGCAGGAGGTAACGCAAGTGCGCCCGATGCCGTGGATTTTCATCGTTTTACGAAAACAAACCTTTACACGGACACCAGCCGGATAGAATTTGTAGACGCATTAACGATAGGTAAGAAACCCGACATTGAAGTTATTTACGACCGCCCGAATATCGCCCACAGCATAGAGGATATTATTTATCGTGGCGAGCAAAATGTGTCTTTCGATGCCGTGTTTGGCCCAAAAGGAAAAAATGGCTTGCCCAGACCACTTTATAATTCCGCAACAGGTAAGCTCGACAAGGAGGTGTTCGAACACTGGAAGCGGTATGACCTGACGCAATATGTTATCAGGAACTGGCCCAGGCTCGAAAAAGATCTGGCCGGTAAACTGCGCGTTTCTGTTGGAAATGAAGACAATGCGTTTTTGAATATTTCGGCAATGCTGATGGAAGCCGAAATGAAAAAAATCGGCGCGGATATCCGGTTTGATTATTACCCTGGCAATCATTTCACGGTCGTTACGCGCGAATACCGCAAAGACGAGGATATGTGGCTCAAAAAATGCTATCTTGAATGGCTTGCCCGGAGGAAATAG